A part of Ictalurus furcatus strain D&B chromosome 8, Billie_1.0, whole genome shotgun sequence genomic DNA contains:
- the pfdn6 gene encoding prefoldin subunit 6, whose amino-acid sequence MADAIQKKLQTELEKYQQIQKDVSKSMSARQKLEAQLTENNIVKEELDLLDSQNTVYKLIGPVLVKQDLDEAKATVGKRLEYINGEIKRYDTLLKEMERKTEQHREVLASLQQEFQRAQGLSVGKA is encoded by the exons ATGGCGGACGCAATACAAAAGAAGCTACAGACCGAGCTGGAAAAATACCAACAGATCCAAAAAG ATGTTAGTAAAAGCATGTCAGCCCGACAGAAACTTGAGGCTCAGCTTACCGAGAATAACATAGTTAAAGAG GAGCTAGACTTATTGGACAGCCAGAATACAGTTTACAAGTTAATTGGACCTGTCCTAGTGAAACAAGATCTAGATGAAGCAAAGGCAACAGTGGGCAAGAGGCTCGAGTACATAAACGGAGAAAT CAAACGATATGACACATTATTGAAAGAGATGGAGCGAAAGACTGAACAGCATCGTGAGGTCCTCGCCAGCCTGCAACAAGAGTTCCAGCGTGCTCAGGGCCTTTCTGTTGGCAAAGCCTGA
- the her5 gene encoding hairy-related 5, whose product MRTMSSDIPDQTDLVKRVPKPLMEKRRRDRINQSLETLRLLLAENTCNEKLKNPKVEKAEILESVVNFLKAEQQSRPYSYPIKKGKRKYEEEDELGSPCKRQLNYHDGMRTCLLRVSNFIASKSQELEGNMQVTMQEELKDHSIQSHLVPALHLRHDGGSIPGQQAFTYVESTSSCMALDQSLISQSTAIYEPTKMTASSSKLPLMSSDSVWRPWPQ is encoded by the exons ATGAGGACGATGTCTAGTGATATACCTGACCAGACAGATTTGGTGAAACGG GTTCCCAAACCTCTCATGGAGAAGCGGAGGAGAGACCGTATTAACCAGAGTTTGGAAACATTGAGGCTTCTGTTGGCGGAGAACACATGTAATGAG AAACTGAAGAACCCCAAAGTGgaaaaagctgaaatcctggAGAGCGTTGTTAATTTCCTGAAGGCTGAGCAGCAATCCAGACCATACTCGTATCCAatcaaaaaaggaaagagaaaatatgaggaagaagatgagcTGGGATCTCCTTGTAAACGTCAACTGAACTACCATGATGGCATGAGAACATGTCTGCTCAGGGTTAGTAATTTTATTGCAAGCAAGAGCCAAGAGTTAGAGGGGAACATGCAGGTGACCATGCAAGAGGAACTTAAAGACCATTCAATTCAAAGTCACCTAGTGCCCGCTCTGCACCTCAGACATGATGGTGGGTCTATACCAGGGCAGCAGGCATTTACTTATGTGGAGTCGACCAGCTCCTGCATGGCATTGGATCAGTCCTTAATTTCTCAAAGTACTGCCATATATGAGCCTACAAAGATGACGGCTTCCAGCTCTAAACTGCCTTTGATGTCAAGTGATTCTGTGTGGAGGCCTTGGCCACAGTAG